A single genomic interval of Streptomyces sp. BA2 harbors:
- a CDS encoding MDR family MFS transporter: protein MAEIKEKPGDQAKPGEPAVKDAPQPRSVRVVMMALMVTILLAMLDNMIVSPAMPTIVGDLGGMEHLSWVVTAYMLATAASTPIWGKLGDMYGRKGVFLISIVIFLLGSVLSGMAQDMGQLIGFRAVQGLGAGGLMVGVMAIIGELVSPRERGKYMGMMTGVMAVAMIGGPLVGGTITDHLGWRWAFYINLPLGAVALAMVTAVLHLPKKKAKGRIDYLGAALLTVGISSLVLVTTWGGTEYAWTSTVIMELIAIGVVSLISFVIVQKKAAEPILPLHIFRSLNFTLMSVVGFITGFVMFGAMLFLPLYQQSVQGASATNSGLLLLPMLLAMMVVSFFSGRFTTSTGKYKIFPIAGTVLMVIGLFLLSQMDTDTTRFTSGLYMAVLGAGMGCLMQITMLVAQNSVEMKDMGVASSSATLFRTLGSSFGVAIMGALFNSRVEDTMSERGGALGGKVTEQSAQLDADSLAKLPEAVRDAYQHAVSAGTHSAFLLGAVIGVAALVAALFVREVPLRGAGPKDSEPEGSGPAGSDKPVEDAAGDAAAAGPRATVAEVV from the coding sequence ATGGCCGAGATCAAGGAAAAGCCGGGGGATCAGGCAAAGCCGGGCGAACCGGCGGTGAAGGACGCGCCTCAGCCGCGCAGTGTTCGCGTCGTGATGATGGCGCTGATGGTCACCATCCTCCTCGCGATGCTCGACAACATGATCGTGAGCCCCGCGATGCCGACGATCGTCGGTGACCTCGGCGGCATGGAACACCTGTCGTGGGTCGTCACCGCGTACATGCTCGCGACCGCGGCCTCGACTCCCATCTGGGGCAAGCTCGGCGACATGTACGGGCGCAAGGGCGTCTTCCTCATCTCCATAGTGATCTTCCTGCTCGGTTCCGTGCTCAGCGGCATGGCGCAGGACATGGGCCAGCTGATCGGTTTCCGTGCCGTCCAGGGGCTCGGCGCGGGCGGTCTGATGGTCGGCGTCATGGCGATCATCGGTGAGCTCGTCTCGCCGCGCGAGCGCGGCAAGTACATGGGCATGATGACCGGCGTCATGGCGGTCGCCATGATCGGCGGACCGCTCGTCGGCGGCACCATCACCGACCACCTCGGCTGGCGCTGGGCCTTCTACATCAACCTGCCGCTCGGTGCCGTCGCGCTCGCCATGGTGACCGCGGTGCTGCACCTGCCGAAGAAGAAGGCGAAGGGGCGCATCGACTACCTCGGCGCGGCGCTGCTGACCGTGGGCATCAGCTCGCTCGTGCTCGTCACCACGTGGGGCGGCACGGAGTACGCCTGGACCTCGACCGTGATCATGGAGCTCATCGCGATCGGCGTCGTCTCGCTCATCAGCTTCGTCATCGTGCAGAAGAAGGCCGCCGAGCCGATACTGCCGCTGCACATCTTCCGCAGCCTCAACTTCACGCTGATGTCGGTGGTCGGCTTCATCACCGGGTTCGTGATGTTCGGCGCGATGCTGTTCCTGCCGCTCTACCAGCAGTCGGTGCAGGGCGCTTCGGCCACCAACTCCGGTCTGCTGCTCCTGCCGATGCTGCTCGCGATGATGGTCGTCTCGTTCTTCTCGGGCCGGTTCACCACCTCCACCGGCAAGTACAAGATCTTCCCGATCGCCGGCACCGTACTGATGGTCATCGGGCTCTTCCTGCTGTCGCAGATGGACACCGACACCACGCGGTTCACGTCGGGCCTCTACATGGCGGTGCTCGGTGCGGGCATGGGCTGCCTGATGCAGATCACCATGCTGGTCGCGCAGAACAGCGTCGAGATGAAGGACATGGGCGTCGCGTCGTCCTCGGCCACGCTCTTCCGTACGCTCGGTTCGTCGTTCGGCGTCGCGATCATGGGCGCGCTGTTCAACAGCCGGGTCGAGGACACGATGTCCGAGCGCGGCGGGGCGCTGGGCGGCAAGGTCACTGAGCAGTCGGCGCAGCTGGATGCGGACAGCCTGGCGAAGCTGCCGGAGGCGGTGCGGGATGCGTATCAGCATGCTGTTTCTGCCGGTACGCACTCGGCGTTCCTGCTGGGGGCGGTTATCGGGGTGGCGGCGCTCGTCGCTGCGCTGTTCGTGAGGGAAGTTCCCCTGCGGGGGGCTGGGCCGAAGGACTCCGAGCCCGAGGGTTCCGGCCCTGCGGGGTCGGACAAGCCGGTCGAGGATGCGGCTGGGGACGCTGCTGCGGCGGGGCCGCGGGCGACGGTTGCAGAGGTCGTCTGA
- a CDS encoding SigE family RNA polymerase sigma factor: protein MAHGEVLEFEEYVRTRQDALLRSARRLVPDPVDAQDLLQTALVRTYGRWDGIADKRLADAYLRRVMINTRTEWWRARKLEEVPTEQMPDARVEDSTEQHADRALLMDIMKVLAPKQRSVVVLRHWEQMSTEETAAALGMSAGTVKSTLHRALARLRQELESRDRESQDRESRDREEPATGALEREERERCAA, encoded by the coding sequence ATGGCGCACGGCGAGGTGCTCGAGTTCGAAGAGTACGTCCGCACTCGGCAGGACGCCCTGCTGCGCAGTGCCCGGCGCCTGGTCCCCGACCCCGTCGACGCCCAGGACCTGCTGCAGACCGCGCTCGTGCGGACGTACGGCCGCTGGGACGGCATAGCCGACAAGCGGCTCGCGGACGCCTATCTGCGCCGCGTCATGATCAACACGCGTACGGAGTGGTGGCGGGCCCGCAAGCTCGAAGAGGTCCCCACCGAGCAGATGCCCGACGCCCGCGTGGAAGACTCCACCGAACAGCACGCGGACCGCGCCCTCCTGATGGACATCATGAAGGTGCTCGCCCCCAAGCAACGCAGTGTCGTCGTGCTGCGACACTGGGAGCAGATGTCCACAGAGGAGACGGCTGCGGCACTCGGCATGTCCGCGGGAACGGTCAAGAGCACCCTGCACCGGGCGCTCGCACGGCTCCGCCAGGAGCTGGAGAGCCGGGACCGCGAGAGCCAGGACCGCGAGAGCCGGGACCGCGAGGAGCCCGCCACCGGCGCGCTCGAACGTGAGGAGCGGGAGCGTTGCGCGGCCTAA
- the cseC gene encoding two-component system sensor histidine kinase CseC: MSGGTVAALRARLRTRLGSGLRTGVRWKISAAIALVGALVAVALSLVVHNAARVSMLDNARDVQDERILYAQRIYETSGRTGQFGMKIDDPEMPKDLLAKVLTGRRATYVEDHAGGVPDIWAAVPLSDGHILSLHTRFTDRSATVMKDLDQALVIGSISVVFGGCALGVLIGGQLSRRLRKAATAAQEVAQGQTDVSVRDAIGGVVRDETDDLARSVDAMADALKQRLEAERRVTADIAHELRTPVTGLLTAAELLPPGRPTELVRDRAQAMRTLVEDVLEVARLDSAAERAELQDLMLGEFVTRRIAVLNSDVSVTVVHESEVTTDPRRLERILGNLLANAAKHGKPPVEVSVEGRVVRVRDHGPGFPAGLLEEGPSRFRTGSTDRAGVGHGLGLTIAAGQARVLGARLTFRNVTPAGAGPDDPAEGAVAVLWLPEHAPTNTGSFPILQLPDKYK, translated from the coding sequence ATGAGCGGGGGGACGGTGGCCGCGCTGCGCGCCCGCCTGCGCACGAGGCTGGGCTCCGGCCTGCGCACCGGCGTGCGCTGGAAGATCAGCGCGGCGATCGCGCTGGTCGGCGCTCTTGTCGCGGTGGCGCTGAGCCTGGTCGTGCACAACGCGGCGCGCGTCTCGATGCTCGACAACGCGCGCGACGTGCAGGACGAGCGGATCCTGTACGCCCAGCGGATCTACGAGACGTCCGGGCGCACGGGCCAGTTCGGCATGAAGATCGACGACCCGGAGATGCCCAAGGACCTCCTTGCGAAGGTGCTCACCGGGCGCCGCGCGACCTACGTGGAGGACCACGCGGGCGGTGTGCCGGACATCTGGGCGGCGGTCCCGCTGAGCGACGGCCACATCCTGTCGCTGCACACCCGCTTCACCGACCGCAGCGCCACCGTCATGAAGGACCTCGACCAGGCCCTGGTCATCGGCTCCATCTCCGTCGTCTTCGGCGGCTGCGCGCTCGGCGTGCTCATCGGCGGCCAGCTCTCGCGGCGCCTGCGCAAGGCGGCGACGGCGGCGCAGGAGGTGGCGCAGGGGCAGACGGACGTGAGCGTACGAGATGCCATCGGCGGCGTCGTACGCGATGAGACCGATGACCTCGCGCGGTCGGTGGACGCGATGGCGGACGCGCTCAAGCAGCGCCTCGAAGCGGAGCGGCGGGTGACGGCTGACATCGCGCACGAGCTGCGTACGCCGGTGACCGGCCTGCTCACGGCGGCCGAGCTGCTGCCGCCTGGACGCCCGACCGAGCTGGTCAGGGACCGGGCGCAGGCGATGCGCACGCTCGTCGAGGACGTGCTCGAAGTGGCCCGTCTGGACAGCGCGGCCGAGCGGGCCGAGCTGCAGGACCTGATGCTGGGCGAGTTCGTGACGCGGCGGATCGCGGTGCTGAACTCGGACGTGAGCGTGACGGTGGTGCACGAGTCGGAGGTCACCACCGACCCGCGCCGCCTTGAGCGCATCCTGGGCAACCTCCTCGCCAACGCGGCCAAGCACGGTAAGCCGCCGGTCGAGGTCAGCGTCGAGGGCCGCGTGGTGCGGGTCCGGGACCATGGCCCCGGGTTCCCCGCGGGTCTCCTGGAGGAGGGGCCGAGCCGTTTCCGCACCGGCAGCACGGACCGCGCGGGCGTCGGGCACGGCCTGGGTCTGACGATCGCGGCGGGCCAGGCGAGGGTGCTCGGCGCGAGGCTCACCTTCCGCAACGTGACCCCCGCGGGCGCGGGCCCGGACGACCCGGCGGAGGGCGCGGTGGCAGTCCTCTGGCTCCCGGAACACGCCCCGACGAACACGGGCAGCTTCCCGATCTTGCAGCTGCCGGACAAGTACAAGTAA
- a CDS encoding TetR/AcrR family transcriptional regulator produces MATGTSTGKQQRRGDTRQRIQDVALELFAEQGYEKTSLREIAERLDVTKAALYYHFKTKEDILTSIFEDLTRPIDELVEWGKEQPHTLDVKRTILTRYSEILTHASSLFRFMQENQATMRDLKTGETFKDRVFSLLDILREPGSPMTTQVRCFSALFTMHGGMFVLKDAEGDPEEKRKAILEVAIDLVTQAHEGA; encoded by the coding sequence ATGGCCACGGGCACGAGCACGGGCAAGCAGCAGCGCCGGGGGGACACCCGCCAGCGCATCCAGGACGTGGCCCTCGAACTCTTCGCCGAGCAGGGCTACGAGAAGACGTCACTGCGCGAGATCGCGGAACGTCTGGACGTCACGAAGGCGGCGCTCTACTACCACTTCAAGACCAAGGAAGACATCCTCACCAGCATCTTCGAGGACCTGACCAGGCCCATCGACGAGCTGGTGGAGTGGGGCAAGGAGCAGCCGCACACGCTGGACGTCAAGCGGACGATCCTGACCCGCTACAGCGAGATCCTCACGCACGCGTCCTCGCTCTTCCGCTTCATGCAGGAGAACCAGGCGACGATGCGGGACCTGAAGACGGGTGAGACCTTCAAGGACCGCGTGTTCAGCCTGCTCGACATCCTCCGGGAGCCGGGCTCGCCGATGACGACCCAGGTGCGCTGCTTCAGTGCCCTGTTCACGATGCACGGCGGGATGTTCGTGCTCAAGGACGCCGAAGGCGACCCCGAGGAGAAGCGCAAGGCCATCCTCGAGGTCGCCATCGATCTGGTGACACAGGCGCACGAGGGCGCCTAA
- a CDS encoding NACHT domain-containing protein, which translates to MDPAVIGARLASGVVAPLIKKLFVREGAGAGLTDKPVRLSGLVSFRGEKRTLAERDVRRLASDLVAGSLSSPGERPFPPDEADAVTDALARALLTLGDLDMDDVQAVRLGHRKLARSLIHNASASGLSADAAFFLDSITEWACLHILQFFTQRSTFVAATLVAQSRSQDELITKVDELLTRNPTPGAQDVAFERRYLAYVAKKHGKLTIFGVDLANSPGRWPLDAAYMSLEATERGGKFQLSPQEEADALAETGSAYAQWADQVAESTSTPCPADQALADHDRVLLRGEAGSGKTTLIQWLAVSAAGLTVDDARMTYLHDRIPYVLPLRSLTRHGERLPAPADFLSAVGSPLAGTQPKGWESRVLTAGRALILVDGIDEIPESERRRTRGWLSDLIDAYPGNRWLVTSRPSAVREDWLGEQNFTELTLSPMSRSEVTAFIHRWHEAARTGAPEEDDALAAYETQLLDAVGARPDLGRLATNPLMCGLICALHRDRRGFLPLGRKDLYSASLSMLLIRRDRERDMHVPELREEPQLQLLQRLAYWLIRNGRTVMDRSRAESIIADALPAVPELAALGDAKEVYAHFLHRSGLLREPGPGTVDFIHRTFQDFLGARAAVDEGDFGLLAQHAAGDQWEDVIRMAVAQARPRERAEILRELLKHGDARGDDVPGRNRIHLLAAACLEHAAELAPEVRQEVERRMYELVPPPNTDRALELAAVGPMILDLLPGPDVLSDTVADFVAVTATNVPSDAAIPFLARLAQHPSPGVRRQLMWGWNRYACRPYAERVISQLDDGETHFTLRSTAQIVELERLGIRPKLLDIRETVAPTAADRLLAACDPEVLVLRMPPTRLSPEALSGLHNLNRLRLIDISEPWSLSLFPADAPIRTLEMYNSGYTLRDLDSVDRWPELEQVALSYADGPHDPEEWEALGRLPRLTQLDLSSGSLASAPPGVTLPTVTRLSLRHSTGRTNAARQIARLFPGVEHLSLYAAGRRLEIDASPLALLPALRQLWVPDNWVSGLKHLPPRIEVRHYTYLPRQLS; encoded by the coding sequence ATGGATCCCGCGGTCATAGGCGCCCGGCTCGCCTCGGGCGTCGTAGCCCCTCTGATCAAGAAACTGTTCGTACGGGAGGGGGCGGGGGCGGGCCTGACGGACAAGCCGGTACGGCTGTCCGGCCTGGTGTCCTTCAGGGGCGAGAAGCGGACCCTGGCAGAACGGGACGTGCGGCGCCTCGCGAGCGACCTGGTGGCAGGCTCCCTCTCCTCGCCCGGCGAACGCCCCTTCCCGCCGGACGAGGCGGACGCGGTGACGGACGCCTTGGCCCGCGCGCTCCTGACCCTCGGCGACCTCGACATGGACGACGTCCAGGCGGTCCGCCTGGGCCACCGGAAGCTGGCCCGCTCGCTCATCCACAACGCATCGGCCTCCGGCCTCTCCGCGGACGCCGCGTTCTTCCTCGACTCGATCACCGAGTGGGCCTGCCTGCACATCCTGCAGTTCTTCACGCAGCGCTCCACCTTCGTCGCCGCGACACTCGTGGCACAGAGCCGAAGCCAGGACGAACTCATCACGAAGGTCGACGAGCTACTCACCCGCAATCCGACTCCCGGAGCGCAGGATGTGGCCTTTGAGCGGCGGTATCTCGCGTACGTGGCGAAGAAGCACGGGAAGCTGACGATCTTCGGGGTCGATCTGGCGAACTCACCAGGGCGGTGGCCGCTGGATGCGGCGTACATGTCCTTGGAGGCGACGGAGCGGGGAGGAAAGTTCCAGCTCTCGCCGCAGGAAGAGGCAGACGCCCTGGCAGAAACCGGCTCTGCGTACGCGCAGTGGGCGGACCAGGTCGCGGAGTCGACCTCAACGCCATGCCCCGCCGATCAGGCACTGGCCGACCACGATCGCGTACTCCTCCGGGGGGAGGCGGGCTCGGGCAAGACGACCCTGATCCAGTGGCTGGCGGTGAGTGCCGCGGGCCTCACCGTGGACGACGCCCGCATGACCTACCTCCACGACCGCATCCCCTACGTACTCCCCCTCCGCAGCCTCACCCGCCACGGCGAGCGCCTCCCGGCGCCGGCGGACTTCCTCTCGGCGGTCGGCTCCCCACTGGCGGGTACGCAGCCCAAGGGCTGGGAGTCCCGCGTGCTGACCGCGGGTCGTGCGCTGATCCTGGTGGACGGGATCGACGAGATCCCGGAGTCGGAGCGCAGGCGCACGCGGGGTTGGCTGAGCGATCTGATCGACGCGTACCCCGGCAATCGGTGGCTGGTGACATCGCGCCCTTCGGCGGTACGGGAGGACTGGCTCGGGGAGCAGAACTTCACTGAGCTGACGCTGTCGCCGATGAGCCGGTCGGAGGTGACCGCGTTCATCCACCGCTGGCACGAGGCAGCGCGCACGGGTGCACCGGAGGAGGACGATGCTCTCGCCGCGTACGAGACCCAGCTCCTGGACGCAGTAGGAGCGAGGCCGGACTTGGGCCGCCTGGCGACCAACCCGCTCATGTGCGGCCTGATTTGTGCCCTGCACAGGGATCGGCGGGGTTTCCTCCCTCTGGGCCGCAAGGATCTGTACTCGGCGTCCCTTTCGATGCTGCTGATCCGCCGGGACCGTGAGCGCGACATGCACGTACCGGAACTGCGGGAGGAGCCTCAGCTCCAGCTGCTGCAGCGGCTCGCCTACTGGCTCATCCGCAACGGCCGTACAGTGATGGACCGTTCACGAGCCGAGTCGATCATCGCGGACGCGTTGCCTGCCGTCCCGGAGCTGGCCGCACTGGGCGACGCGAAGGAGGTGTACGCCCACTTCCTCCACCGCAGCGGACTCCTTCGCGAGCCGGGCCCGGGCACGGTCGACTTCATCCACCGCACGTTCCAGGACTTCCTCGGGGCGCGAGCAGCGGTGGACGAAGGAGACTTCGGGCTCCTGGCACAGCACGCGGCAGGCGACCAGTGGGAGGACGTCATCCGGATGGCGGTGGCGCAGGCACGGCCACGTGAACGGGCGGAGATCTTACGGGAGTTGCTCAAGCACGGGGACGCGCGCGGGGACGACGTACCGGGGCGGAATCGTATCCATCTGCTGGCGGCAGCCTGTCTGGAGCACGCGGCGGAGCTGGCCCCCGAGGTGCGGCAGGAAGTGGAGCGGCGGATGTATGAGCTGGTACCGCCGCCCAACACGGACAGGGCTCTCGAACTGGCGGCGGTCGGGCCCATGATTCTGGACCTTCTACCGGGCCCGGACGTTCTGAGTGACACCGTCGCCGATTTCGTGGCGGTCACCGCGACGAATGTCCCGTCGGACGCCGCGATCCCGTTTCTCGCGCGACTTGCCCAGCATCCGTCGCCGGGCGTGCGAAGACAGCTCATGTGGGGCTGGAACCGCTACGCCTGCCGTCCGTACGCGGAGCGCGTCATCTCCCAACTCGATGACGGGGAGACGCACTTCACCCTGCGCAGCACCGCTCAGATCGTGGAACTCGAACGTCTGGGCATCCGCCCAAAGCTGCTGGACATCCGGGAGACGGTTGCGCCTACGGCAGCCGACCGCCTGCTCGCGGCATGCGACCCCGAAGTCCTCGTTCTCAGGATGCCCCCTACCCGGCTCTCCCCCGAGGCACTCAGCGGGCTGCACAACCTGAACCGGCTTCGCCTCATCGACATCAGCGAACCCTGGAGCCTCAGCCTGTTCCCTGCCGACGCCCCGATACGGACGCTGGAGATGTACAACTCGGGCTACACCCTGCGTGATCTGGATTCGGTGGACAGATGGCCGGAGCTGGAGCAAGTCGCGCTCAGCTATGCGGACGGCCCGCACGATCCTGAGGAATGGGAGGCACTCGGACGTCTGCCTCGCCTGACTCAGCTGGACCTCTCGTCCGGCAGCCTCGCCTCAGCGCCCCCCGGCGTGACGCTGCCCACGGTGACCCGCCTGTCGCTGCGTCATTCAACCGGCCGGACGAACGCGGCACGCCAGATCGCCAGGCTGTTTCCAGGCGTCGAGCACCTGTCCTTGTATGCGGCTGGGAGACGGCTGGAGATTGATGCCTCCCCCTTGGCCCTGCTCCCCGCACTGAGGCAGCTGTGGGTACCCGACAACTGGGTATCCGGTCTCAAGCATCTCCCCCCGCGCATCGAGGTACGTCACTACACGTACCTCCCTCGGCAGTTGAGCTGA
- a CDS encoding A/G-specific adenine glycosylase produces MTAPTKPMPPTPPMPMSDSPEPAGEALHSPVIAWFDANARDLPWRRADAGPWGVMVSEFMLQQTPVSRVLPVYEQWIARWPRPADLAKEAPGEAVRAWGRLGYPRRALRLHGAAVAITERHGGDVPAKHAQLLALPGIGEYTAAAVASFAYGQRHAVLDTNVRRVFARAVTGVQYPPNATTAAERKLARALLPEDERTASRWAAASMELGALVCTAKNENCARCPIAAQCAWQTAGKPAHQGPARRGQTYAGTDRQVRGKLLAVLREAVAPVPQATLDRVWDEPVQRARALDGLVSDGLVEPLPDGLYRLPLT; encoded by the coding sequence CCGCCCATGCCAATGTCAGACAGCCCCGAGCCCGCCGGCGAGGCCCTGCACAGCCCCGTCATCGCCTGGTTCGACGCCAACGCGCGCGATCTGCCGTGGCGTCGGGCCGACGCCGGACCCTGGGGCGTGATGGTCAGCGAGTTCATGCTGCAGCAGACGCCGGTCAGCCGCGTCCTGCCCGTGTACGAGCAGTGGATCGCCCGCTGGCCCCGCCCCGCCGACCTCGCCAAGGAAGCCCCGGGCGAAGCCGTCCGTGCCTGGGGACGCCTCGGCTACCCCCGCCGCGCGCTCCGGCTGCACGGCGCCGCCGTCGCCATAACGGAACGGCACGGCGGCGACGTACCGGCCAAGCACGCGCAGCTGCTCGCGCTGCCAGGCATCGGCGAGTACACCGCGGCGGCCGTCGCCTCCTTCGCGTACGGCCAGCGTCATGCCGTGCTGGACACGAACGTGCGCCGCGTCTTCGCGCGGGCCGTGACCGGCGTCCAGTACCCCCCGAACGCCACCACCGCCGCCGAGCGCAAGCTCGCCCGCGCCCTCCTCCCCGAGGACGAGCGCACGGCGTCCCGCTGGGCCGCCGCCTCCATGGAGCTCGGCGCCCTCGTCTGCACCGCCAAGAACGAGAACTGCGCCCGATGCCCCATCGCCGCGCAGTGCGCGTGGCAGACGGCCGGGAAGCCGGCGCATCAGGGGCCGGCCCGCCGGGGTCAGACGTACGCGGGAACGGACCGCCAGGTCCGCGGCAAGCTGCTCGCGGTGCTCCGCGAGGCCGTCGCTCCCGTGCCGCAGGCGACCCTCGACCGCGTGTGGGACGAGCCCGTGCAGCGCGCCCGCGCCCTGGACGGTCTCGTCTCCGACGGACTCGTCGAGCCCCTCCCCGACGGCCTCTACCGCCTCCCCCTCACCTGA
- a CDS encoding M23 family metallopeptidase — protein MSKRATSHQSGLSLLRTRTAVVTVAGLGLGASVVLGSGIAAAADAKSGALPGVSANSISAQADAQAKAAAKKAEQAKQAAAKKAEQAKQAKQAAAKKAAAWQDPVDKYTLSASFGLGGNMWSSKHSGQDFAVSIGTSVEAVHNGTVVKAGGNGAGDGPAYGNAIVIKHDNGTFSQYAHLSKIDVRVGQTVGTGQHIAASGNTGNSSGPHLHFEIRTTPNYGSAVDPVAFLRSNGVTV, from the coding sequence ATGTCGAAGCGCGCCACGTCCCACCAGTCCGGCCTGTCCCTGCTCCGTACGCGGACGGCCGTCGTCACCGTCGCGGGCCTCGGGCTCGGGGCCTCCGTCGTTCTCGGTTCCGGGATCGCGGCCGCCGCGGACGCCAAGAGCGGCGCGCTGCCCGGCGTCTCCGCCAATTCGATCTCGGCGCAGGCCGACGCGCAGGCCAAGGCCGCCGCGAAGAAGGCCGAGCAGGCCAAGCAGGCCGCCGCCAAGAAGGCCGAGCAGGCCAAGCAGGCGAAGCAGGCCGCCGCCAAGAAGGCCGCCGCCTGGCAGGACCCGGTCGACAAGTACACGCTCTCCGCGTCCTTCGGGCTCGGCGGCAACATGTGGTCCAGCAAGCACTCCGGCCAGGACTTCGCCGTGTCGATCGGCACCTCCGTCGAGGCCGTGCACAACGGCACCGTCGTCAAGGCCGGCGGCAACGGCGCCGGTGACGGTCCCGCGTACGGCAACGCCATCGTGATCAAGCACGACAACGGCACGTTCTCGCAGTACGCGCACCTGTCGAAGATCGACGTCCGCGTCGGCCAGACCGTCGGCACCGGCCAGCACATCGCCGCGTCCGGCAACACCGGTAACTCCAGCGGCCCGCACCTGCACTTCGAGATCCGTACGACGCCGAACTACGGCTCGGCGGTCGACCCGGTCGCGTTCCTGCGCTCCAACGGTGTCACCGTCTGA
- a CDS encoding DUF4232 domain-containing protein has protein sequence MRSNTATATATATRRRNLRFAAAALTVAASLSLTACNGDDVTGQGDPSAASSSSSSGGGSEQSGSGSGGSEQGGGKDSAGQSSGGQGADAGTAAGSGTGSSESGQVAKCRTDALDISASDSTIDGDDEGSVAVQMTNVGGKDCVMSGFAGVDLKTSEGSLSAERSGQAAARMVLKDGKSVFFSISYPMNDSGGSGVGVTGLVVTPPGETKSYTMDWPGAATLPVTDGSGSPVKVLPLGSAGQGGAS, from the coding sequence ATGCGTTCCAACACCGCCACCGCCACCGCCACCGCCACTCGTCGCCGCAACCTGCGCTTCGCCGCCGCCGCTCTGACCGTCGCCGCGAGCCTCTCGCTGACGGCCTGCAACGGCGATGACGTGACGGGACAGGGCGACCCGTCGGCCGCGTCCAGTTCGTCCTCGTCGGGCGGCGGTTCGGAGCAGAGCGGTTCGGGCTCGGGCGGCTCCGAGCAGGGCGGCGGGAAGGACTCGGCCGGGCAGAGTTCCGGCGGGCAGGGCGCGGACGCCGGGACCGCGGCCGGCAGCGGGACCGGTTCGAGCGAGAGCGGTCAGGTCGCCAAGTGCCGTACCGACGCCCTGGACATCTCGGCGTCGGACAGCACCATCGACGGCGACGACGAGGGCTCTGTCGCGGTGCAGATGACGAACGTCGGCGGCAAGGACTGCGTGATGTCCGGGTTCGCCGGTGTGGACCTGAAGACCAGTGAGGGGTCGCTGTCCGCGGAGCGCAGTGGTCAGGCGGCCGCGCGGATGGTCCTCAAGGACGGGAAGTCGGTGTTCTTCAGCATCAGCTACCCGATGAACGACTCGGGCGGCTCCGGTGTCGGCGTCACGGGCCTCGTGGTGACCCCGCCCGGGGAGACGAAGTCGTACACGATGGACTGGCCCGGCGCCGCGACCCTGCCCGTCACCGACGGCTCCGGCTCCCCGGTCAAGGTCCTCCCGCTCGGCAGCGCGGGCCAGGGCGGCGCGTCGTAG
- the cseB gene encoding two-component system response regulator CseB, whose product MAEHTHVLFVEDDDVIREATQLALERDGFVVTAMPDGLQGLEAFRADRPDIALLDVMVPGLDGVSLCRRIRDESTVPVIMLSARADSIDVVLGLEAGADDYVTKPFDGAVLVARIRAVLRRFGHASGPDSGAPASGDGGSPDGGVLHFGDLEIDTEGMEVRKGGAPVALTPTEMRLLLEFSSAPGTVLSRDKLLERVWDYGWGGDTRVVDVHVQRLRTKVGQDRIETVRGFGYKLKA is encoded by the coding sequence ATGGCAGAGCACACTCATGTCCTGTTCGTCGAGGACGACGACGTCATCCGCGAGGCGACGCAGCTCGCGCTCGAACGGGACGGCTTCGTCGTCACCGCGATGCCCGACGGTCTCCAGGGCCTTGAGGCGTTCCGCGCCGACCGCCCGGACATCGCGCTGCTCGACGTGATGGTGCCCGGCCTGGACGGCGTCTCGCTGTGCCGCCGCATCCGCGACGAGTCGACGGTCCCGGTGATCATGCTCTCGGCGCGTGCCGACTCCATCGACGTCGTGCTCGGCCTTGAGGCGGGCGCCGACGACTACGTGACCAAGCCCTTCGACGGCGCCGTCCTGGTGGCCAGGATCCGCGCCGTGCTTCGCCGCTTCGGGCACGCGAGCGGCCCCGACTCGGGGGCGCCTGCCTCCGGTGACGGCGGTTCGCCGGACGGTGGTGTGCTGCACTTCGGCGATCTGGAGATCGACACGGAGGGCATGGAGGTCCGCAAGGGCGGAGCTCCCGTGGCGCTGACGCCGACCGAGATGCGCCTGCTCCTCGAATTCTCGTCCGCGCCCGGCACGGTCCTCTCCCGCGACAAGCTCCTGGAGCGCGTGTGGGACTACGGCTGGGGCGGTGACACCCGCGTCGTCGACGTCCATGTGCAGCGGCTGCGTACGAAGGTGGGCCAGGACCGGATCGAGACGGTCCGCGGCTTCGGCTACAAGCTCAAGGCATGA